In one Cellulomonas sp. JZ18 genomic region, the following are encoded:
- a CDS encoding basic amino acid ABC transporter substrate-binding protein: protein MRHLLPTTALVAGAVLALGACSGGSGSDEPTGGSTDASGVELVSPGALTVCTNPPYEPFEFEQDGEIVGLDIALTGEIAKDLGVEVRPLNTGFDAIESGAALNAKQCDMVASAITITEGRKQNIDFTDPYFDADQGVLVASGTTVEGEDDLEGLTIGVQQATTGAEWVTEAGLTGTEFEDLGLQVQALRNGQVDAAVNDVTVLEPFESDELTVAFVIKTGEQYGFGVRKGNTALLEAANATLARITEDGTYDALVAQYFGTGGTTESAAPSESEPAEPTESAEPTD, encoded by the coding sequence ATGCGTCACCTGCTCCCCACCACCGCCCTCGTCGCGGGCGCCGTCCTCGCGCTCGGCGCCTGCTCCGGCGGGTCGGGCTCCGACGAGCCGACCGGCGGGTCCACCGACGCCTCCGGCGTCGAGCTCGTCTCCCCCGGCGCGCTGACGGTCTGCACCAACCCGCCGTACGAGCCGTTCGAGTTCGAGCAGGACGGCGAGATCGTCGGCCTGGACATCGCGCTCACGGGCGAGATCGCGAAGGACCTCGGCGTCGAGGTGCGCCCGCTCAACACCGGCTTCGACGCCATCGAGTCGGGCGCCGCGCTCAACGCGAAGCAGTGCGACATGGTCGCCTCGGCCATCACGATCACCGAGGGCCGCAAGCAGAACATCGACTTCACCGACCCGTACTTCGACGCCGACCAGGGCGTGCTCGTCGCGTCGGGCACGACGGTCGAGGGCGAGGACGACCTCGAGGGCCTGACGATCGGCGTCCAGCAGGCCACGACGGGCGCCGAGTGGGTCACCGAGGCGGGGCTGACCGGCACCGAGTTCGAGGACCTGGGCCTGCAGGTCCAGGCGCTGCGCAACGGCCAGGTCGACGCGGCCGTCAACGACGTCACCGTGCTCGAGCCGTTCGAGAGCGACGAGCTCACGGTCGCGTTCGTCATCAAGACGGGCGAGCAGTACGGCTTCGGCGTCCGCAAGGGCAACACCGCGCTCCTCGAGGCCGCGAACGCGACGCTCGCCCGCATCACCGAGGACGGCACCTACGACGCGCTCGTCGCGCAGTACTTCGGCACGGGTGGCACCACCGAGTCCGCCGCGCCGTCGGAGTCGGAGCCGGCCGAGCCCACCGAGTCGGCCGAGCCCACCGACTGA
- a CDS encoding PQQ-dependent sugar dehydrogenase gives MRLQLRHSAMVLDVRDASRADGARIIQWRDHGGPNEQWRLVPLGTTADSTPPTAPGGLRVSGLTCTAATLTWTASTDDVGVTAYDVYHDGQHMLTVPASPTSARLTLVPGVTWGLYVNARDAAGNVSQASPTLELTVPPCQTDTTAPTTPTGVAASASGTAVTVSWRASTDDVGVTGYEVLRDGTVVGSVPGSATSFVDSGLAPRTAYSYAVRARDQAGNRSPASAAVAVTTGAGCSSAICSVRQVATDRDLPWGLVELPDGSVLYGRRDAGQVVRLDPATGATRVVGTLPGLVGTDGEGGLLGLAVAADFATDPWLYVMHTTATDNRVVRVRYVDGALSGAPQVLVQGIPRNKYHNGGRLRFGPDGMLYVATGDGQNPAWAQDTANLAGKVLRVRPDGGIPADNPFGNAVWSYGHRNPQGLAFDARGRLWQQEFGNSVMDETNLVVRGGNYGWPQCEGTTGQCSGPGLVAPRLTLPVAAASCSGIAVVGDDLWIACLRGTRLYRATITADGALTDVQSLLQGTYGRLRTVEPSADGGLWVTTSTRGDKDSVANNSDERVLKVTLGG, from the coding sequence GTGCGCCTGCAGCTGCGGCACAGCGCGATGGTCCTCGACGTGCGCGACGCCTCCCGCGCCGACGGCGCGCGCATCATCCAGTGGCGGGACCACGGCGGGCCCAACGAGCAGTGGCGGCTCGTGCCGCTCGGCACGACGGCGGACTCGACGCCGCCGACGGCGCCGGGCGGGCTGCGCGTCTCGGGGCTCACGTGCACGGCCGCGACGCTGACGTGGACGGCGTCGACCGACGACGTCGGGGTCACCGCGTACGACGTCTACCACGACGGCCAGCACATGCTCACGGTCCCGGCGTCCCCGACGTCGGCCCGGCTGACGCTCGTCCCGGGCGTCACGTGGGGCCTGTACGTCAACGCGCGCGACGCCGCGGGCAACGTCTCGCAGGCCAGCCCGACGCTGGAGCTCACCGTCCCGCCGTGCCAGACGGACACGACGGCGCCGACCACGCCCACCGGCGTCGCGGCGAGCGCGTCCGGCACCGCCGTGACGGTCAGCTGGCGCGCGTCCACCGACGACGTCGGCGTGACGGGGTACGAGGTGCTGCGCGACGGCACGGTCGTCGGCTCGGTCCCCGGGTCGGCCACGTCCTTCGTCGACTCCGGCCTCGCACCGCGCACGGCCTACTCCTACGCCGTCCGCGCGCGCGACCAGGCGGGCAACCGGTCGCCGGCGTCCGCGGCGGTCGCCGTGACGACGGGCGCGGGGTGCAGCAGCGCGATCTGCTCCGTGCGCCAGGTCGCCACGGACCGCGACCTGCCGTGGGGGCTCGTGGAGCTGCCCGACGGCTCCGTCCTCTACGGGCGCCGGGACGCGGGCCAGGTCGTGCGCCTCGACCCGGCCACGGGTGCGACGCGTGTCGTCGGCACCCTGCCGGGACTCGTCGGCACGGACGGCGAGGGCGGCCTGCTCGGCCTGGCGGTGGCCGCGGACTTCGCGACCGACCCCTGGCTGTACGTCATGCACACCACCGCGACGGACAACCGCGTGGTGCGCGTGCGGTACGTCGACGGTGCCCTGTCCGGCGCGCCGCAGGTGCTCGTCCAGGGGATCCCGCGCAACAAGTACCACAACGGCGGCCGGCTGCGGTTCGGCCCGGACGGCATGCTCTACGTCGCGACCGGCGACGGGCAGAACCCCGCCTGGGCGCAGGACACCGCGAACCTCGCCGGCAAGGTGCTGCGGGTGCGTCCCGACGGCGGCATCCCGGCGGACAACCCGTTCGGCAACGCCGTGTGGAGCTACGGCCACCGCAACCCGCAGGGGCTCGCGTTCGACGCGCGCGGGCGCCTGTGGCAGCAGGAGTTCGGCAACTCCGTGATGGACGAGACGAACCTGGTGGTGCGCGGCGGCAACTACGGCTGGCCGCAGTGCGAGGGCACGACCGGCCAGTGCTCGGGTCCGGGCCTGGTCGCCCCGCGGCTGACGCTGCCCGTCGCGGCGGCGTCGTGCAGCGGCATCGCGGTCGTGGGCGACGACCTGTGGATCGCGTGCCTGCGCGGCACCCGCCTGTACCGCGCCACGATCACCGCGGACGGCGCGCTGACCGACGTGCAGTCGCTGCTGCAGGGCACGTACGGGCGGCTGCGCACGGTCGAGCCGAGCGCCGACGGCGGCCTGTGGGTCACGACGAGCACGCGCGGCGACAAGGACTCGGTCGCGAACAACAGCGACGAGCGGGTCCTGAAGGTCACGCTCGGGGGCTGA
- a CDS encoding amino acid ABC transporter permease — protein sequence MSVDLSAPAGRARMSPRRRARVSRGVQYVVLLAVLALLLATADWSAVGQTIFNPAAAGEIVDRLPRAFYNTVRYTLAAFAVGLSLGTLLALMRLSSVAPYRWIATTYVEFFRGIPALLVVIAVAYAVPIAFGVSFTSIVAIAAIALGSVSAAYISETVRAGIEAVPKGQVEAARSLGMSHTRTMVQVVLPQAFRTVLPPLTNEVLLLTKDTSLLFIIGQTPEFFELTKVGRDALSTASGGLTGLFVIGACYLVITIPLGLVARRLERRTGGRA from the coding sequence ATGTCCGTCGACCTGTCCGCACCCGCCGGCCGGGCTCGCATGAGCCCGCGCCGGCGGGCGCGCGTCTCCCGGGGCGTGCAGTACGTCGTGCTGCTGGCCGTGCTGGCCCTGCTCCTCGCGACGGCGGACTGGAGCGCGGTCGGCCAGACGATCTTCAACCCCGCCGCGGCGGGCGAGATCGTCGACCGGCTGCCCCGCGCCTTCTACAACACGGTCCGGTACACGCTCGCCGCGTTCGCCGTCGGCCTCAGCCTCGGCACGCTGCTCGCTCTCATGCGCCTGTCGTCGGTCGCCCCCTACCGCTGGATCGCCACGACGTACGTCGAGTTCTTCCGGGGCATCCCGGCGCTGCTCGTCGTCATCGCCGTCGCGTACGCGGTCCCGATCGCGTTCGGCGTCTCGTTCACCTCGATCGTCGCGATCGCGGCGATCGCGCTCGGGTCGGTGTCGGCCGCGTACATCTCCGAGACCGTCCGCGCCGGCATCGAGGCCGTGCCGAAGGGCCAGGTCGAGGCCGCCCGCTCCCTCGGCATGTCGCACACGCGCACCATGGTGCAGGTCGTCCTGCCCCAGGCGTTCCGCACCGTCCTGCCGCCGCTGACGAACGAGGTCCTGCTGCTGACGAAGGACACGTCGCTGCTGTTCATCATCGGTCAGACGCCGGAGTTCTTCGAGCTGACCAAGGTCGGCCGCGACGCGCTGTCGACCGCGTCGGGCGGCCTGACGGGCCTGTTCGTCATCGGCGCCTGCTACCTCGTCATCACCATCCCGCTCGGCCTGGTCGCACGCCGGCTCGAGCGGCGCACGGGAGGCCGCGCATGA
- a CDS encoding DMT family transporter, translating into MHVQGTGARSAGVVAGLAAALAFATSGPVVKPLLAAGWSPGAAILVRLTLGAVLLAGPAVLALRGRWSVLRADAATVVGLGLLGVAGASTSYFLAVDRLPVAVALLVEYTGPLLLVLWSWLRTRQAPSRTTLAGAALAMGGLVLVLDVTGSLRLDPLGLVFALAAAVGNAAYFALTARPIALPAVTLAGAAMVVGAATVALLALVRVLPLEAPDVRVDVLGARVHWAVPLAVVGVVPTAVAYGVSAVSVRLLGERVASFLALSEVLFAVLLAWVLLGEAPRGVQVLGAALVVAGVATVRRGADRDVVSGAAPPPADVLAPAPDQDLDPPAGRATTVSPRA; encoded by the coding sequence GTGCACGTGCAGGGGACGGGTGCGCGCAGCGCGGGGGTCGTCGCCGGTCTCGCGGCCGCGCTGGCGTTCGCGACGAGCGGTCCGGTCGTCAAGCCGCTGCTCGCCGCCGGCTGGTCGCCGGGCGCGGCGATCCTCGTGCGGCTCACGCTCGGGGCGGTGCTCCTCGCCGGCCCGGCGGTGCTGGCCCTGCGCGGGCGGTGGTCGGTGCTGCGCGCCGACGCCGCCACGGTCGTCGGGCTCGGGCTCCTCGGCGTCGCGGGCGCCTCGACGTCCTACTTCCTGGCCGTCGACCGGCTGCCCGTCGCCGTCGCCCTCCTCGTCGAGTACACGGGCCCGCTGCTGCTCGTGCTCTGGTCCTGGCTGCGCACGCGGCAGGCGCCGTCCCGCACGACGCTCGCCGGGGCCGCGCTCGCCATGGGCGGCCTCGTGCTCGTGCTGGACGTGACGGGCTCGCTGCGGCTGGACCCGCTCGGCCTGGTGTTCGCGCTCGCCGCCGCCGTGGGCAACGCCGCCTACTTCGCGCTCACCGCGCGGCCGATCGCGCTGCCGGCCGTGACGCTGGCCGGTGCGGCGATGGTCGTGGGCGCGGCCACGGTGGCGCTCCTCGCGCTCGTGCGGGTCCTGCCGCTGGAGGCGCCCGACGTGCGGGTGGACGTGCTCGGCGCGCGCGTGCACTGGGCGGTGCCGCTCGCCGTCGTCGGCGTGGTGCCGACGGCGGTCGCGTACGGGGTGTCCGCCGTGTCGGTGCGCCTGCTCGGCGAGCGCGTCGCGTCCTTCCTCGCGCTGTCCGAGGTGCTGTTCGCCGTGCTGCTGGCGTGGGTGCTGCTCGGCGAGGCGCCGCGCGGCGTGCAGGTCCTCGGTGCGGCGCTCGTCGTGGCCGGGGTCGCGACCGTGCGGCGCGGCGCGGACCGGGACGTCGTCTCCGGCGCCGCACCGCCGCCCGCGGACGTCCTCGCCCCGGCGCCCGACCAGGACCTCGACCCCCCGGCCGGGCGCGCGACGACCGTCAGCCCCCGAGCGTGA
- a CDS encoding amino acid ABC transporter ATP-binding protein: MSADTTRPVVSIRDLHKSFGEREVLRGIDLDVQAGEVVCVIGPSGSGKSTLLRCVNLLEQPTSGTVELLGAEVTDPDVDIDRVRTHVGMVFQQFNLFSHRTVLDNCTMAQRTVLRRGRAEAERVALANLERVGLADRAKAMPSQLSGGQQQRVAIARALSMDPQLMLFDEPTSALDPELVGDVLGVMRDLADAGMTMLVVTHEMAFAREVGDRVVFMDDGHVVEDGPASQVIGAPREERTRAFLQRVLDPTHRHDTAGASGAATQG; this comes from the coding sequence ATGAGCGCCGACACGACGCGCCCGGTCGTCAGCATCCGCGACCTGCACAAGTCCTTCGGCGAGCGGGAGGTGCTGCGCGGCATCGACCTGGACGTGCAGGCGGGCGAGGTGGTCTGCGTGATCGGACCGTCGGGGTCCGGCAAGTCCACGCTGCTGCGCTGCGTCAACCTGCTCGAGCAGCCCACGTCGGGGACCGTCGAGCTCCTCGGCGCCGAGGTCACCGACCCGGACGTCGACATCGACCGCGTCCGCACCCACGTGGGCATGGTGTTCCAGCAGTTCAACCTGTTCAGCCACCGCACGGTCCTCGACAACTGCACCATGGCGCAGCGCACGGTGCTGCGCCGCGGCCGCGCGGAGGCGGAGCGGGTCGCCCTGGCCAACCTCGAGCGCGTCGGCCTGGCCGACCGCGCGAAGGCGATGCCGTCCCAGCTGTCCGGCGGGCAGCAGCAGCGCGTCGCCATCGCGCGCGCGCTGTCGATGGACCCGCAGCTCATGCTCTTCGACGAGCCGACCTCGGCGCTCGACCCCGAGCTCGTCGGCGACGTGCTCGGCGTCATGCGCGACCTCGCCGACGCCGGCATGACGATGCTCGTCGTCACGCACGAGATGGCGTTCGCGCGCGAGGTGGGCGACCGCGTCGTCTTCATGGACGACGGGCACGTCGTCGAGGACGGCCCGGCCTCGCAGGTCATCGGCGCCCCGCGCGAGGAGCGCACGCGCGCGTTCCTGCAGCGCGTGCTCGACCCGACGCACCGGCACGACACCGCCGGCGCGTCCGGCGCCGCCACCCAGGGCTAG
- a CDS encoding helix-turn-helix transcriptional regulator, whose amino-acid sequence MGPSPKPTRVTNAIRALRAARGDMTQAELARRIGVTRQTVIAIEQGRYSPSLETAFQIARALDVRIDEAFAYPDDAD is encoded by the coding sequence GTGGGTCCGAGCCCGAAGCCGACCCGCGTCACGAACGCCATCCGGGCGCTGCGGGCCGCGCGCGGCGACATGACCCAGGCCGAGCTCGCCCGCCGCATCGGCGTGACGCGCCAGACCGTCATCGCCATCGAGCAGGGCCGGTACTCGCCCTCGCTCGAGACCGCGTTCCAGATCGCGCGCGCCCTCGACGTCCGCATCGACGAGGCGTTCGCCTACCCCGACGACGCCGACTGA
- a CDS encoding DUF305 domain-containing protein, whose amino-acid sequence MTVRAPAAPSSADGSALARAWRALDGSARAVVALAVALALVAGTALGAALVARPDRAVPTDTSVDAGFARDMQAHHAQAVQMSVLLRDRAQDPALRAIALDVLTAQQQQIGQFVAWLRLWDLPVAGSRPAMAWMTDEHAHAASTPGASGLAAMPGWVTPERMALLEAADGVEAERVYLALMIDHHVGGVAMAQQAAQRAGHPEVRRLAGAVITAQSREVDVLRDLLDARGGRPPGL is encoded by the coding sequence GTGACGGTGCGCGCGCCCGCCGCGCCGTCCTCCGCGGACGGCTCGGCGCTCGCCCGCGCCTGGCGGGCGCTCGACGGCTCCGCGCGGGCGGTCGTGGCGCTCGCCGTCGCGCTGGCCCTCGTCGCCGGGACGGCTCTCGGCGCGGCGCTCGTCGCACGGCCGGACCGGGCCGTCCCGACCGACACGTCGGTCGACGCCGGCTTCGCCCGGGACATGCAGGCGCACCACGCGCAGGCCGTGCAGATGTCCGTCCTGCTGCGCGACCGCGCGCAGGACCCGGCGCTGCGCGCGATCGCGCTCGACGTGCTCACCGCGCAGCAGCAGCAGATCGGTCAGTTCGTGGCGTGGCTGCGCCTGTGGGACCTGCCGGTCGCGGGGTCGCGTCCCGCGATGGCGTGGATGACGGACGAGCACGCGCACGCGGCGTCGACCCCGGGCGCATCCGGGCTCGCCGCGATGCCCGGGTGGGTGACGCCCGAGCGCATGGCGCTGCTGGAGGCCGCGGACGGCGTCGAGGCCGAGCGCGTCTACCTCGCGCTGATGATCGACCACCACGTCGGCGGCGTCGCGATGGCCCAGCAGGCCGCGCAGCGCGCCGGGCACCCCGAGGTGCGCCGGCTCGCGGGCGCGGTCATCACGGCGCAGTCCCGCGAGGTCGACGTCCTGCGCGACCTCCTCGACGCGCGGGGCGGGCGCCCACCCGGTCTGTAA
- the valS gene encoding valine--tRNA ligase has product MTDLTSRPDAPTSAPARQVPDKVTVDGLEERWDGAWTAAGAYAFDRSKERAQVYSIDTPPPTVSGSLHVGHVFSFTHTDVVARYRRMRGFEVFYPMGWDDNGLPTERRVQNYYGVRCDPSLPYDPDFTPPHEGTDGKAVKPADQVPVSRRNFIELCERLTADDEQQFEALWRRLGLSVDWSLTYQTIGRKARAVSQRAFLRNLERGEAYQAEAPGLWDVTFQTAVAQAELEARDYPGAFHKVAFHRPGGEQVVIETTRPELLPACVALIAHPDDERYQHLFGTTVTSPLFGVELPVLAHPAAEPDKGAGIAMCCTFGDLTDVQWWRELRLPTRSVVGRDGRLLRETPEWIASQDGRALYGEIAGKTTFSAREALVSALRESGDLLGDPVPTQRKANFYEKGDKPLEIVTSRQWYIRNGGRDEDLREALLARGTELGFHPDFMRVRYENWVGGLNGDWLVSRQRFFGVPFPVWYPLDENGEPQYDRPITPEEEALPVDPTSDVPPGYTAQQRGVPGGFVADPDVMDTWATSSLTPQIVCGWLDDPDLFARTFPMDLRPQGQDIIRTWLFSTVVRAHLENGSLPWTDAAISGWILDPDRKKMSKSKGNVVTPLGLLEEHGSDAVRYWAASARLGTDAAFEVGQMKIGRRLAIKVLNASKFVLSFGDPSEPVLTDPALVTETLDRAMLAGLAQVVETATAALESYDHTRALETTETFFWTFCDDYLELVKDRAYGAGAAAGDVPAQTASARAALGIALDTLLRLFAPVLPFATEEVWSWWREGSVHRAPWPTAEPLHAAAGDADPGVVAAAGAALAALRKVKSEAKVSMRTPIEHAVLAVPAALRPAVEVSLDDVRAAGRATGTLELVESADESVVARDARLGEAVARS; this is encoded by the coding sequence ATGACCGACCTGACCTCACGTCCCGACGCCCCGACGAGCGCCCCCGCCCGCCAGGTACCGGACAAGGTCACGGTCGACGGCCTCGAGGAGCGCTGGGACGGCGCCTGGACCGCCGCCGGCGCGTACGCCTTCGACCGCTCGAAGGAGCGCGCGCAGGTCTACTCCATCGACACCCCGCCCCCCACGGTGTCCGGCTCGCTGCACGTCGGCCACGTCTTCTCGTTCACGCACACCGACGTCGTGGCGCGCTACCGCCGCATGCGCGGGTTCGAGGTCTTCTACCCCATGGGCTGGGACGACAACGGCCTGCCGACCGAGCGGCGCGTGCAGAACTACTACGGCGTGCGCTGCGACCCGTCGCTCCCCTACGACCCCGACTTCACGCCGCCGCACGAGGGCACCGACGGCAAGGCCGTGAAGCCGGCCGACCAGGTGCCGGTCTCGCGCCGCAACTTCATCGAGCTGTGCGAGCGCCTCACGGCGGACGACGAGCAGCAGTTCGAGGCGCTGTGGCGCCGGCTCGGCCTGTCGGTCGACTGGTCGCTGACCTACCAGACGATCGGCCGCAAGGCCCGAGCCGTGTCCCAGCGCGCGTTCCTGCGCAACCTCGAGCGCGGGGAGGCCTACCAGGCCGAGGCGCCGGGCCTGTGGGACGTGACGTTCCAGACGGCGGTCGCGCAGGCCGAGCTCGAGGCGCGCGACTACCCGGGTGCGTTCCACAAGGTCGCGTTCCACCGCCCGGGCGGTGAGCAGGTCGTCATCGAGACGACCCGCCCCGAGCTGCTGCCCGCGTGCGTCGCGCTCATCGCGCACCCGGACGACGAGCGGTACCAGCACCTGTTCGGCACGACCGTGACGAGCCCGCTCTTCGGCGTCGAGCTGCCCGTGCTCGCGCACCCGGCCGCCGAGCCGGACAAGGGCGCCGGCATCGCAATGTGCTGCACCTTCGGCGACCTGACCGACGTGCAGTGGTGGCGCGAGCTGCGCCTGCCGACGCGCTCGGTCGTCGGCCGCGACGGGCGCCTGCTGCGCGAGACCCCGGAGTGGATCGCCTCGCAGGACGGCCGCGCGCTCTACGGCGAGATCGCCGGGAAGACGACGTTCTCCGCGCGCGAGGCGCTGGTGTCCGCGCTGCGCGAGTCGGGCGACCTGCTGGGCGACCCGGTCCCCACGCAGCGCAAGGCGAACTTCTACGAGAAGGGCGACAAGCCCCTCGAGATCGTCACGAGCCGCCAGTGGTACATCCGCAACGGCGGTCGCGACGAGGACCTGCGCGAGGCGCTGCTCGCCCGCGGGACCGAGCTCGGCTTCCACCCCGACTTCATGCGCGTCCGGTACGAGAACTGGGTCGGCGGGCTCAACGGCGACTGGCTCGTCTCGCGCCAGCGCTTCTTCGGCGTGCCGTTCCCGGTCTGGTACCCGCTCGACGAGAACGGCGAGCCGCAGTACGACCGCCCGATCACGCCCGAGGAGGAGGCGCTCCCGGTCGACCCGACGAGCGACGTCCCCCCGGGCTACACCGCGCAGCAGCGCGGCGTCCCGGGCGGCTTCGTCGCCGACCCCGACGTCATGGACACGTGGGCGACCAGCTCGCTGACACCGCAGATCGTGTGCGGCTGGCTCGACGACCCCGACCTGTTCGCGCGCACCTTCCCCATGGACCTGCGCCCGCAGGGGCAGGACATCATCCGCACCTGGCTGTTCTCGACCGTGGTCCGCGCGCACCTCGAGAACGGCTCGCTGCCGTGGACGGACGCCGCGATCAGCGGGTGGATCCTCGACCCCGACCGCAAGAAGATGAGCAAGTCCAAGGGCAACGTCGTGACGCCGCTCGGCCTGCTCGAGGAGCACGGCTCCGACGCGGTGCGGTACTGGGCGGCCTCGGCCCGCCTCGGCACGGACGCGGCGTTCGAGGTCGGCCAGATGAAGATCGGCCGCCGCCTGGCGATCAAGGTGCTCAACGCCAGCAAGTTCGTGCTGTCGTTCGGCGACCCGTCGGAGCCCGTCCTCACCGACCCCGCCCTCGTCACCGAGACACTCGACCGCGCGATGCTCGCGGGCCTCGCGCAGGTCGTCGAGACGGCGACGGCCGCGCTGGAGTCCTACGACCACACGCGCGCGCTGGAGACGACGGAGACGTTCTTCTGGACGTTCTGCGACGACTACCTGGAGCTCGTCAAGGACCGCGCGTACGGCGCGGGCGCCGCGGCCGGGGACGTGCCGGCGCAGACCGCGTCGGCGCGCGCGGCCCTCGGCATCGCGCTCGACACGCTGCTGCGCCTGTTCGCACCCGTGCTGCCGTTCGCGACCGAGGAGGTCTGGTCCTGGTGGCGCGAGGGCTCGGTGCACCGCGCCCCCTGGCCGACGGCCGAGCCGCTGCACGCCGCGGCGGGCGACGCCGACCCCGGTGTCGTCGCCGCCGCCGGAGCCGCGCTCGCGGCCCTGCGCAAGGTGAAGTCCGAGGCGAAGGTCTCGATGCGCACGCCGATCGAGCACGCCGTCCTCGCCGTGCCGGCCGCGCTGCGCCCGGCCGTCGAGGTGTCGCTCGACGACGTCCGGGCCGCGGGCCGCGCGACCGGGACGCTGGAGCTCGTCGAGTCCGCCGACGAGTCCGTCGTCGCCCGCGACGCCCGCCTCGGCGAGGCCGTCGCCCGCTCCTGA
- a CDS encoding CGNR zinc finger domain-containing protein, protein MLFAHDTEANLRAAADLVNTERRRDGTDALASVADLAAFRARWGYTGRHDGDAAELAAVRDARTRVAALWALDRDAAAGAVNAMLQDAEAVPSLVRHDAMDWHLHATAPDAPPAAVVLAESALAAADLVRADEWDRLGTCAADDCDAVLVDLSRNRSRRFCDVNGCANRVHVAAYRARRGAAPTRDRGDG, encoded by the coding sequence ATGCTTTTCGCCCATGACACGGAGGCGAACCTGCGCGCCGCCGCCGACCTCGTGAACACGGAGCGCCGACGCGACGGGACGGACGCGCTCGCGTCGGTCGCCGACCTCGCGGCGTTCCGCGCCCGGTGGGGCTACACCGGCCGGCACGACGGGGACGCGGCCGAGCTCGCGGCCGTCCGCGACGCCCGCACCCGGGTCGCCGCCCTCTGGGCGCTCGACCGCGACGCGGCGGCGGGTGCGGTCAACGCCATGCTGCAGGACGCCGAGGCGGTCCCCTCGCTCGTGCGGCACGACGCGATGGACTGGCACCTGCACGCCACCGCGCCGGACGCCCCTCCCGCCGCGGTCGTGCTCGCCGAGTCGGCGCTCGCAGCCGCGGACCTCGTGCGCGCGGACGAGTGGGACCGCCTGGGCACGTGCGCGGCCGACGACTGCGACGCCGTGCTCGTCGACCTCTCGCGCAACCGCTCGCGCCGGTTCTGCGACGTCAACGGCTGCGCCAACCGGGTGCACGTGGCCGCCTACCGGGCCCGGCGCGGCGCCGCACCGACGCGGGACCGCGGGGACGGTTGA
- a CDS encoding DUF3105 domain-containing protein, with amino-acid sequence MSTRPRTRDERAATVARLRKEQARAERRRMLVVAGVAGTLVLGLVATATVVLVGEARRRSALEAQAAADIEGVESFDGLVFDHVEGSVDYAQNPPAGGAHNAVWQNCGVYDAPVVDEHAVHSLEHGAVWLTYDPDLPADQVALLEQHAADESYVLVSPYEGLPSPVVATAWGHQLQLPSADDERIDVFVRKYLLNPELPEAGALCSNGIGQPA; translated from the coding sequence ATGAGCACGAGGCCCCGCACGAGGGACGAGCGCGCCGCGACGGTGGCGCGCCTGCGCAAGGAGCAGGCACGCGCCGAACGGCGCCGGATGCTGGTCGTGGCCGGCGTGGCGGGCACGCTGGTGCTCGGCCTCGTCGCCACGGCGACGGTCGTGCTCGTCGGGGAGGCGCGCCGCAGGTCCGCCCTCGAGGCGCAGGCGGCCGCCGACATCGAGGGCGTGGAGTCGTTCGACGGCCTCGTGTTCGACCACGTCGAGGGCAGCGTCGACTACGCCCAGAACCCGCCCGCGGGCGGGGCGCACAACGCGGTCTGGCAGAACTGCGGCGTCTACGACGCGCCCGTCGTCGACGAGCACGCGGTGCACTCCCTCGAGCACGGCGCGGTGTGGCTGACCTACGACCCCGACCTGCCCGCGGACCAGGTGGCCCTGCTCGAGCAGCACGCGGCGGACGAGTCCTACGTGCTCGTGAGCCCGTACGAGGGCCTGCCCTCCCCCGTCGTCGCCACGGCGTGGGGTCACCAGCTGCAGCTGCCGTCCGCGGACGACGAGCGGATCGACGTCTTCGTGCGCAAGTACCTGCTCAACCCCGAGCTCCCCGAGGCCGGTGCGCTCTGCAGCAACGGCATCGGGCAGCCCGCGTGA